The genomic window AAACCTTAGAATCGAAAGGGTTtgggcttagtagaactaaaaccgagtacatgatgtgcggtttcagtactactacgtgtgaggaggaggaggttagccttaatggccaggtggtacctcagaaggacaccttttgatatttggggtcaatgctgcaggaggatgggggtattgatgaagatgtgaaccatcaaatcaaagccggatggatgaagtggcgccaagcttctggcattctctatgacaacagagtgccacaaaagctaaaaggcaagttctataggatggcggttcgacccgcaatgttgtatggcgctaagtgttggctgactaaaaggtgacatgttcaatagttaggtgtggcggagatgcgtatgttgagatggatgtgtggccacacgaggaaggatcgagtcccgaatgatgatatacgagatatagttggggtagcaccaattgaagagaagcttgtctaacatcatctgagatggtttgggcatattcagcgcaggcatccagaagctccagtgcatagcggacggctaaagcatgcGGAGAATGTTAACAGAGGGCGGGGTAGATCGAATTTGACAtcggaggagtccgttaagagagacctgaatgTTTGGAGAATCActgaagagctagctatggacaggggtgcgtggaagctggCTATCCATGTGCTAGAGCCATGAGTTgcttgcgagatcttatgggtttcacctctaccCTACCCCAACttatttgggactaaaggctttgttgttgttgtggaGAAATTTATAGTAGTTCAAGATATTAGATACAAATTGTTCTGTCTCCTCTTTTAGAGTAATTATCAATGTATTTGCCTGTGTAAGGCTGCATAATAAATACtcaccccccccccgcccccagaAAAAGTTTaacttagatttgtctagatacagatgtatctagagatgttttagtgttagatacatgtGTATCAagataaatctaagacaaaaaCTTCTCTAGATACATGTGCATTAATCTAAGATAAACTTTTTGGGATGGAGGTAATAGATAACATGAgattttattttgatttttattATATTCTAACTTTGCAATTCAATCTTATAGAATTATCATGTGGGCGGTtgatacgtatctataatttttgcttggtTCATACTAATATTTATATCATTACTACCCTATTTTGGCACCTATTTCTATTATTTTTCAGGATTAACCTATTAATGCGGGCCTAGTGCTAGTTTTGTTTTCTAGTTTCCGGAccaaaaaattaggaaaaaatacgTCGGCATTTAATGTCCAAAAGGTTCTAGGAAGCTCCAGAGGGAGGAAAGGGTGGTGATATGTCCCAAACATATTTACTTTTCCAAGCACtattgctcttgttttggactctaatttacatgatttgaatggaattaatCCGGACTGACGATGTTGTCAGCAGAATTGCCAGAATATTTTAAAAATACTGGTGAAGAGAATTAGCAGAGGGGGGGCTCCCAGGCGCCACAAGCCCAGGGGCACGCCCAACCACCAGGGCGCTCctaccaggcttgtgggcccctggtaGCTCTGGCAACCataactccaactccataagtacctatttcagagaaaaaaatcaaagagaaagaatcatcatgttttacgatacggaaccgccACCACCTcgtgttcttcattgggagggctgatttggagtcctttcgggactccggagagggggatttgacgccatcatcatcatcaaccattctccatcaacaattccatgatgctcatcACGTGAGTGAGTAATTTCTTTGTAGGATTGTTGGACGGTGACGGGTTAGATGAGATTTGTTATGTAATCCAatcagttttgttagggcttgatccctagtatccactatgttctgagattgatgttgctatgactttgctatgcttaatgcttgtcactagggtccgagtgccgtGATTACAAATCTGAaacctttatgttttcatgaatatatttgagttcttgatccgatcttgcaagttgtatgcacctattatgtgttataattCGCATACCCAAATGGCAATAATtgagattctttccggtgattttGTTGCTGCCGTTACGATCACTATAAAATTTCTAttgttactgttactgttgctattgctattgttaccactactatcaaactAACATAatattgtgctactgatcactttgctgcagatatttggttctccaggtgtggttgaattgacaactcaactactaatacttacaaatattctttggctccccttgtgttgaatcaataaatttggatgaaATACTActctcaaaaattgttgcgatcccctatacttgtgggttattaaggcCTCTtgctggcaccgttgctggggtccactctatttgttgagtcacttggtaattatatctgttgatcactatgaagaatccaGAAGATAATAGAACCAACATCGTTcactctaagacgaggggaggtaaggaactaccatctagcgtCTCTTTAAGTATATTTCACATATGTAACACATTAGGGGCAACAGACCTTCTAAAAGTAAGTTTTAGAGTATGGCCATCACACCCTTGTTTGACAGTGCAATTCTGCtattaacacaaatcaaaccaCACCCGGTATTGAGTTCTAAGAGAAAAATCTCCAGCCCAAGTGTCATGCCAGAAGGATATATTATTCCCATTCCCCAGGGTTCACCTATAGAAAGGCCTAGATCCAGCCAGAGCCCATGTAAACCCTTTCTAGAAAGGGATGCCCACTTGTTGCttgcaccagaagatttcaagTTTCTCAGTTAAGTATTTATATGATCCACCAAAGTCGCCCAGTTTTATCCCTACCAGCAAAGTATCTCCTGGCCCAGGAAGCAAGCAAAGACATGTTTACTTCCCTTAAGTTAGGAATATTCAAACCCCCAAATTCTTTTCTCAAAGAAACCAAACCCCAATTGGCCAAGTGGTATTTATGGATATCCCTAAGGTTTCCCCAAAGGAAGTGTGTCATCTCAGAAGTAATGGCCTTAATTGCCCATTTACGAATCTTAATAATAGACATCAAACAGGTGGGGATACTAGAACTACAAGCTCGAAGAAGCACCAATTTAGCTTCATAGCTAAGAAGTCTTCCCGTCCATCCACATATTATTTTCATAATTTTATGAACTATAGGTTGGAGGTCCTCTTTGCGCAACTTTGCAAAATGCAAAGGCACACCAAGATATGTTAAAGGGAAGGAGCTCAGTTTACAGCAGAAAATCTAGGCTAGTAGTTTAGAAATCTCCTATTCAACATTGAGACTGATCAGATCACATTTACTAAAGCTAATTTGCATGCCGGATAATTCATCAAAACAAGATAGTATCCATTTAACATTTCTAGCATTTTCCAAACTAGGTTCTAAGAACAGAAGTGTATCATCAACATATTGCAAGCTAATGATCCCTCGAGGGACAACATTGGGGAGAACCCCAACAATAATACCTACTTGGGAAGCTTTAATGAGCAGTTTAGAAAACACATCAACCACCAAATTTAATAGAATGGGAGAAAGTGGGGCCCCTGTCTTAACCCTTTCCCATTAACAAACAAAGTGCCATTGTTATCAGTTAGTCTTGCATAGAAAGAACAATACTGAATAGGTCTCATCACCCATCTAATCCATTGATTGCCAAAACCCCTAGAAGAAAGCATTTTCACAAGGAAATCCCAGTTAACTCTATCATAGGCCTTTTCATAGTCCAACTTGAGGACAACCCCAGGTAGCTTGGACTAGTGGAGCACATGAATAGTTTCATAAGTAGTCACCATACTTTCCAGGATGTACCTACCTTTAACAAAAGCTGACTGGCAAGATCAAAGCAGCCTATCACTAATAGGTCCCTATTAGTCATGGCTTTACTGAAATATTTTATGGAGCAATTGCCCAAGCTAATAGGCCTAAACTGTTTCATAGCTTGGCATCATGCTCTTTTGGAATCAGAGCTACAATAACATAATTAAGTCTAGCCATATATAATACCCCATTTTCAAAATCCCTGACTAAAGTCATGCAATCATGCTTAATAAGTTCCTACCAAGTTTggtagaaaagaaaaggaaagcccATCACGGCTTGGAGCACCACAAGAGTAGGACCCCATAGTAGCATTCTTAATTTTTTGTTCAGGAAAAGGTTTTCAAGATCATCTACTTGAGTAGAattcaatttttcttgctcagaccAGAAGGAAGGATCCAAATGAATGTTCTCCTTTTGTTCAAAACCAAAAAGGTTCTTATGAAAGTCAGTGGCAACTTTCAGCATGTCAGCAATAGTTGTCACAGGAACTTCATCCCgcattaacatatatagctaagtGGTTTTTCGTCCTCCTCTGGTTGGCTAGGGCATGGAAATAATTATCCCCTTCCAGAATTTTCTTAGTCCCAGATCTCTGCCACATGGCAGTTTCCTCTTTTCTCCAAATATCTTTCAACCCAGCTTGAATATCTTTCATTCTTTGATGATCAACATCAGAAATCAAATTCTTCTCAGCAAAAAACATCAAGGATATCAAATTCTAAAAGCagctctctttttttttcttaatAGCAGCATCGATATTGATGCTCCATCCTTTCACTTTTTTCCTAAAAAGTTTTGTTTTAAAACTCCAAGTATCAATAGCAGAGTTATAAGGGGAAGGGGTAGACCGAATCTCCTCAACTAATTTAATAGTTGAGTCAACTCATCGCACCAATTTATATATGTCTATGAATTGAAATCAATGAGTCGCCTCAAGGAGTGGGTCCCGTTTGGTCACAAATATAAGAAAAAAGGAAAGGGGTTAAAAGAAGAAATAAATTCCGCTTGTGTGTCGAGGAAGGAAGAAAGAGAATTAAAGAAGGAATATATCCCCCTATTATGAGCCCTTGAGCACGAAGGAAAAGAATTAGAAGAAGGAAATAAATTTGGCAAGAAAGAAAGAAGTaaattagaagaagaaaaaataaatttgGTTCTCTATGCCTAGCCTCGAGGGGTTTAAGTTGAAACATGGCCAAATTGGGTCCCACAGACAAAACGCGGTTTCTTTATCTCACCAACTATTTTTTCAGATAAATATGCGGTTTATAAATGCACCTTTGGGACGTGTTGGAGTTGGACCCCTGAGCTCGATCGGCCCCTCCCCATGGAGCGGCGCCCCGACGCGAATGGCGACATCGTCCTGGAGATGgcccctcccggcgccgacgggCACCAGCAGGGCGGCGATGGCGGCACAAGCGGTGGTCGGACCCTGAGCTTCAGCCAGGCGTACAAGATGCGACACCGGACACCTCAGGCACGTAGTAGACATATATACTCCTATGATATATCCATGCATCGCAGATCGATCTCGACCAACTCTCGACCAGATCGATCCTGACTCGTAGGATGGATGTAGGCGTTCACGGTGTCACAGACGCTGCTGCTGAGCTTCCAGTCGCTGGGCATCGTGTACGGCGACCTGGGCACGTCGCCGCTCTACGTGTTCCCGTCCGTGGTCCTCCCCGGCGCCGGCGAGCGGGACTTCCTCGGCATCCTCAGCCTCATCCTCTGGACGCTCACCCTCATGAGCCTGGTCAAGTACGTGCTCATCGTGCTCCGCGCCGACGACCACGGCGAGGGCGGCACCTTCGCGCTCTACTCGCTGCTGCGGCAGCACGTCAACTTCAAGGGCGGAACGCCGGGGCAGTTCACGCGGCTGCCCTCCGACCTCCACCTCAGGTTCCACGGCAAGAAGAGGCGGTCCGAGCCGTCCCGCGTGCAGAGATTCCTGGAGGGCAGCGCCGCCGCGCAGTCGGTCCTCACCTACGTCGTGCTCGTCGGCACCTCCATGGTCATGGGCGACGGCGCCCTCACCCCCGCCATCTCAGGTGACGACCGAACGTGCAGAATATTTTCTTCTGTTTGAACCGTTTGAGTTGTTCCGATTTTTCCTAACCGTCCGTCCGTAACAACTTGATTGATCTCTTTTTGTCTGTTTCTTGTTTCCGGTCAGTTCTTTCGGCCGTTCAAGGGATCCAATCGAGATCTCCCAAGATCGAacaaagtaagaagaagaagaatcggCTACTGCTACTTGAATTATCTGTTTGATCGTATCGTTGTGATTTGACGTGCGTGCGGTTAacattttgtttgtttgtttgttgcaaATGCAGAGCATGTGGTGATGCTGTCGGTGGTGATCCTGCTGCTGCTCTTCCTTTTCCAGCAGATGGGCACCAGCAGGGTCAGCTTTTCCTTCTCCCCGATCATGCTCCTCTGGTTCGCCTCCATCGCCACCATCGGCCTCTACAACATCATCGTCTACTACCCGCCGGTTCTCAAGGCCGTCAACCCCTACTACATCTACTGCTACTTCGCCAGGAACGGGGCCGCCGGCTGGGAGCAGCTCGGCGCCGTAATCCTCTGCATCACAGGTTGCTGAAATCTGTGTCATGTTTCTCAATTTCATCAACACAAAAATGTTGGACAAACTCTGCTAAATCTGAAGTTTCTGATCGTCTATAATCAGGCGCTGAAGCTATGTTTGCCGACTTGGGTCACTTCAACAAGAGATCAATTCAGGTACTACTACATTACATTGCCTGGCCCTGCGGATTAATGGTACCATAATGGCATTCTAATTCTAATTAATCATTTTTGCAGGTGGCCTTCTCGACGGTGGTGTACCCGTCGCTCATCCTCGCGTACGCCGGTCAGGCAGCGTACCTGATCAAGAACCCCGCCGAGCTGAGCACGGCGTTCTACAGCAGCATCCCGGGTGCCCTGTTCTGGCCCATGTTCGTGGTCGCCaccctcgccgccatcgtcgccagcCAGTCGCTCATCTCCGCCAGCTTCTCCATCATCCGGCAGTCCATCGTGCTCGACTACTTCCCACGGGCCACCGTGCGGCACACCTCTGACAAGTACGAGGGCCAGGTGTACTGCCCCGAGGTGAACTACCTCCTCATGCTCTTCTGCGTCCTCGTCACCATCGGCTTCCAGGGCGGCCCGGAGATCGGCCATGCCTTCGGTGTAGCGGTTATATGGGTCATGCTCATCACCACCGCGCTCATGACGGTGGTCATGGTGGTGATCTGGGACGTGCACCCGGCGCTCGCCGCCACGTTCTTCGCCGTCTACGTGGCCGTAGAGGGTCTGTACATGAGCTCGCTGATGAACAAGATGGCGCAGGGCGGGTGGGTCCCGTTCGCCATCACCGCCTTCTTCCTGGTGATCACCGTGTCCTGGACCTACGGCCGGAAGAAGAAGGGCGAGTACGAGGCGGGCCACATGATCTCCTGCAACGAGCTCGCCGCGATCGTGGCCAGGTCGGCGCGCGTGCCAGGGGTCTGCTTCTTCTTCACGGACCTGATGAACGGCATCCCGCCCATCGTGCGCCACTACGCGGAGCACACCGGCTGCCTCCGCGAGCTGCTGCTGTTCGTCACCGTCAGGAGGCTGCCGGTCACCTCGGTGCTGCCCGAGGAGCGGTTCCTCGtcgcgccggaggaggaggtgccaccGGGGGTGTACAGGTCCGTGGTGCAGTACGGGTACATGGACAAGCAGGACATGGAAGGCGAGGAGTTCCTGGAGTCGGTGCTCGCGGCGCTCAAGGAGATCGCCCGCACAGCCGAGGAGGCCGCCATGATGGACCGAGCCTGCAGGAGCGGGGTGAGCGTCGTGATCGGGAGGACGATCCTGACGGCGAGCGGCGGGAATCGCGTGCATGGATGGTTCAGGCGATTCGTGGTCAATCACATGTACAGGTTCCTGCAGAAGAACTTCAACTCGGGCGTTTCCAACCTCAAGTTAGATCATGACAAGACGATGCAGGTTGGAATGAACTATAAGATCAAGCTAGATTAAATTTGTTACTAGCATTTTACAACATGTAATAGCCCACACATTTCTGAGCCTAAATTCAAAGGATCCTTTGCTTGTTAGCCATGCGTTTATCCAGCGCAGCGACGGCAACTTTTCCATTTGTGTTCACTCTTTCTCAGTTTCCTCTCATATCTCAAACTCGATAATTTCCACACAGATTTTCGGTTACCCCAGAAAAAATATCGCGCTCGGTACAAAAACCCTGCCACACACACACCTCCACTAATTTGGCGGCATTCCTATGTGTGGCTAATTTTTCTGCATTCCTGTTCGGGCTGCCTTTGATACAAGTATGCAACGGGAGCTCATGGTAGATTTACTGAAGTTGGTTGGTCATTACACACTTGTGCAGCGAAATGGAAATGGGGTTGTGAGTTGTGACGGGTCATGCATTTAGCTGGGTAATTCGTCATGACATTTGGGCCGCGAGTGAATCAAAGTTTTTACTGGTCATATGCGATCATGCCTTATGTAAAAGATGCAttaaactagcaaaataaaattaTGAAAAAACAGTTAATTCGTGCTTCTTTTGTACTCACGGATGAAGCTCAACTGGGTGTTGAGTCATATatatgtttttttttgcggggtgagTCATATATATGTTGGCCGTACATTTGTGGGTAGTCAACAAAATAGCAACAAATCAACTCCAGGATCTATTCCACTAGCAAAAAGAACATTATAAGTGATCGGTTACCACAaactaggggtgggcataaaaaccgacaaACCGAACACCGGGCCGAAGccgaaaccgaaaaaaccgaatttTTGGTTTTTGTCAATACACAAACTGACTTAATTAGGGCATGGCACGCTGTTAGTAGCAACACTTATCACTGACGGGCAACCGGGTACTTCAACCCGGTATTTCGAGTCTCAAATTAGATCATCACAAGACAACGCGGGTTGGAATAAATTACAATTGAGATTAAATTAGACGAACACTGTCAGGAAAGAGAGAAACACATTCAAACAGCCACATACTACTCGCCTTCCTCCATTAAACATGTGCGTGTACCGAAAAAAAAGCTATTCCGATCACACGTCCGTTCGCGAGTCGACCGTCATTAAAACAACACTGGTTGGCTCCGGCCGTCCGCCCGCTATTCAAACAGTGATAGACGCCGGGCAAAACACACACCACACTCCGCTCCCATCTGGGTGGACCGTCGAACCTGCCGGATACGAGCCAGGCAATGCTATGCTCCACCACCCTCGACGATCCAGGGCACTGTAGACTAGCTTGCGAATGCAGAAGCTCCAAGCCGGTGCATCGTTCAACAACTCGCCGCTTCAAGCGAGCTTACTGGGGAGCACGGCGGCACAGGCATCATGGTTGCCGTGGACGATGTCGTGTCATATCGCTCCGCCCGTGCACATGATCACACCATCCACCGTCAACATACGTGTAACCGCACCCTGCCAGCGAAGAAAGAAGCCGGCTTCGCGGAGATGGATGAAGTGATGGCCAACACGTCCGCggctgccgccatcatcgaggaaaaATAGAACACGGGAgaccgccgccacttgggtcccatgaagaccACCACCGAGGCGACACCGATGTACACAACCGGTGTTTTGCTCGGTCGTAGGCCATCGTAGTCCCCTTCTCATCCGACTGAAGCACGTCGCGGAGGTTCCACTCCCATGGGCGGCGCTGCCAAACATGGGAAAGCGAGCCGCcctttgcactgaagcatatacctccaagGCTCACGGCAGTCCACGCGAGCGGGTTGCCTGACATGGCGAAGACAATGGAGATCTGTTGGGGCCGACAATAGACTAGTCAAGGATATCTGTGTCGTGCGCACGGATATCGCCGGCGCCGGTCGTAGACTAGTTTAAATTAGTCCTGTATAGTTTTTAGTTTAAAAAATGTCCAAAATGTAATGAATGTCGTCCGGTTTatatgaaatctgtcatgtttgcaTGGATTTCGTCTAGTTGGTTCAAAAGGTTGTCGAAATATATGCGGGCGGCGTTGGATGGCCGCCTCCCGCATCTGTCTCCGCGGACACCCCTCCGGCGTCCGGGGacggatgtgatacgtctccaacgtatctacttttccaaactcttttgcccatgttttgaactctaatttgcatgatttggatggaactagcccggactgacgctgttttcagcagaattgctatggtgttatttttgtgcagaaataaaagtttcggaatgacccgaaacttcacggggacactttttggaattaataaaaaatattggcaaaagaattagctgaagggggcccacaccctggccacgagggtgggggcgcgtcctaccccctaggcgcgccctcctacctcgtgggccccttggacctccaccgacctcaactccaactccatatattcacgttcggggagaaaaaaaatcagagagaaggattcattgcgttttacgatacggagccgccgccaagccctgttcttccttgggagggccgatctggagtatgttcggggctccagagaggggaatccgtcgccatcatcatcatcaaccatcctccatcaccaatttcatgatgctcaccgccgtccgtgagtaatcccatcgtaggtttgctggacggtgattggttggatgagatttaccatgtagtcgagttagttttgttagggtttgatccctagtatccattatgttctaagattgatgttgctatgactttgccatgcttaatgcctgtcactagggcccgagtgccatgatttcagatctaaacctattatattttcatgaatatatgagtgttcttgatcctatcttgcaagttatagtcacctactacgtgttatgatccggcaaccctggagtgacaatagtcgggacacttcccggtgatgattgtagtttgaggagttcatatattaaataagtgctaatgctttggtccggtactctattaaaaggagaccttaatatcccttaattttcaataggaccccgctaccacgggagggtaagaaaaaagatgtcatgcaagttcttttccataagcacgtatgactatattcggaatacatgcctacattatattgatgaactggagctagttctgtgtcaccctatgttataactgttgcatgacgaATGCcatacgacataattatccatcattgatccattgcctacgagttcgtttcatattgatctttgctaagttacttctctgttgctactgttatgattgctacaaaactgctactgttacttttgccactgttttcgttacttccatactactttgctactaaatactttactgaagatattaagtctttcaggtgtggttgaattgacaactcaactgctaatacttgagaatattctttggctccccttatgtcaaatcaataaatttgggttgaataccctacccttGAAAACaattgcgatcctctatacttgtgggttagcaatacctttttctagcgccgttgccagggagcatagctctattctctgagtcacttgggatttatatctgttgatcactatgagcattctgaaagacaacaaaaccaagatctgtccctcaactacgagaggaggtaaggaactgt from Triticum aestivum cultivar Chinese Spring chromosome 3B, IWGSC CS RefSeq v2.1, whole genome shotgun sequence includes these protein-coding regions:
- the LOC123066324 gene encoding potassium transporter 6; its protein translation is MERRPDANGDIVLEMAPPGADGHQQGGDGGTSGGRTLSFSQAYKMRHRTPQAFTVSQTLLLSFQSLGIVYGDLGTSPLYVFPSVVLPGAGERDFLGILSLILWTLTLMSLVKYVLIVLRADDHGEGGTFALYSLLRQHVNFKGGTPGQFTRLPSDLHLRFHGKKRRSEPSRVQRFLEGSAAAQSVLTYVVLVGTSMVMGDGALTPAISVLSAVQGIQSRSPKIEQKHVVMLSVVILLLLFLFQQMGTSRVSFSFSPIMLLWFASIATIGLYNIIVYYPPVLKAVNPYYIYCYFARNGAAGWEQLGAVILCITGAEAMFADLGHFNKRSIQVAFSTVVYPSLILAYAGQAAYLIKNPAELSTAFYSSIPGALFWPMFVVATLAAIVASQSLISASFSIIRQSIVLDYFPRATVRHTSDKYEGQVYCPEVNYLLMLFCVLVTIGFQGGPEIGHAFGVAVIWVMLITTALMTVVMVVIWDVHPALAATFFAVYVAVEGLYMSSLMNKMAQGGWVPFAITAFFLVITVSWTYGRKKKGEYEAGHMISCNELAAIVARSARVPGVCFFFTDLMNGIPPIVRHYAEHTGCLRELLLFVTVRRLPVTSVLPEERFLVAPEEEVPPGVYRSVVQYGYMDKQDMEGEEFLESVLAALKEIARTAEEAAMMDRACRSGVSVVIGRTILTASGGNRVHGWFRRFVVNHMYRFLQKNFNSGVSNLKLDHDKTMQVGMNYKIKLD